In Deinococcus maricopensis DSM 21211, the sequence TCGGGGAGCAGCTGCGGCGCGCGATGATGCATGAGGTGCACCTGCAGAGCGGTGACCTGCGGCAGCGCCTCGTGCGGTACCTGCTGGAACTCGCAGACACGCCGCTGGGCGCGGAGGACGCCGAGAATCACCTGTACGTGCGCGCAACGCATGAGCTGCTGGCGGAGGGCAGCGGGAGCACGCGGGAGAGCGTGAGCAAGATCATCACGGACCTGCGGTCCGAAGCGCTGATTGAGAGTGGATACCGGCACGTGACGCTGCTGGACCTGGAGGGCCTGCGGACCATCGCGGCGCCCGCCACGGCGTCCGGCGAGGAGGTGCAGGCATGAGTGCGCAGCGGGTGCTGGTGACGGGCGCGAGCGGGTTCGTGGGCCGCGCGGTCGTGGCGGCGCTGGCGGCACGTGGGCACGCGGTGTTTGCCGGGTCACGCGGTGGGGCGGACGTGGCGGGCGCGCCGGGCGTGCCGCTGGACGTCACGGTGCCGGATGAGGTGACGCGCGCGGTGCTGCGGGTGCAGCCGGACGCGGTGGTGCACCTGGTGGGCATCATCGAGGCGCGCGGGAATCAGACGTTCGAGCGGGTGCACGTGGAAGGCACCCGGAACGTGCTGGCGGCCCTGCCGGACGGCACGCGGTTCCTGCACATGAGCGCGCTGGGCGCGCGGGTGTCATCGGCAAGCGCGTACAGCAGCAGCAAGGCGCGCGCGGAGGGGCTGGTGCGGGCGAGTGGCCTGCCGTTCACGATCTTCCGGCCGAGCCTGATTTTCGGTCCGGGGGATGACTTCTTCGGGCGGGTGCTGCGGGAACTGGTGCTGGCCGCTCCGGTCGTGCCGGTGATTGGCCGTGGGGACTTCCCGTTCCGGCCGGTGAGCGTGCGGGACGTGGCGCTTGCGTTCGTGAACGCGCTGGAGCGCGCGCATACGGCGACGCGAACGTTCGAGCTGACCGGCCCGCAGGAGTACACCTTTGAGGCGCTGTTGCAGCTGGAGTTGCAGGCGCTCGGTCGGCGTAAGCCGTTGGTGCACGTGCCGCTGGGCCTGATGAACCTGGCAGTGCCGCTGATGCAGGTGCTGCCGCGCCCGCCGATCACGCGGGATCAGTACGCCATGCTCACCGAGGGGAACACCGCCCCGAACGAGCCGGCACGCACGGACCTGGCACTGCCGATGGACCGCCTGGAGGACGCCCTGCCGGGCATCGTGCGGCGCTGAGGTCAAAGGCGAGGGCCCCGCAAGACGGATCTTGCGGGGCCCTCGCCTTTGGTGGGGTCGTTCAGGCGACCTGTTTGCTGCTCTGGTCGACGCGCGCTTCGCGGAGGCGGAAGATCACGAGGCTGCCGACGAAGGTGCAGGTGATCAGGCCGTGCGCGTTGAGGAGGCTGAAGGCGGCCATGACTTCCTCGCGGGTCATGCGGAGCTGCTCGGCGGTGTGCAGAGCGCTGTCGGCGCGGCCTTCGAGGTACGCCTTGACTTTCTTGGCGTTGGCGGTGAGGGGCGTGGCGGGCACGTCGGCGAGGCCGGGGTCGGCGAGGCCGTACACGGCGCGGGTGCCGGTGCCGGGGAGGCGGCGCACACGGCCCTGGTCGAGCAGGCTGGCGAGCGCGGCACGCAGGTGCGACAGGGCGAGGCCGGTGGTTTTCGCGAGTTCGGTCTCGACCCACTCGGGCTTGCTGTCAAGCGCGGCAAGCACGAGCTTTTCGTTGGCGCGACGGGTTTCTTGCAGGTCTTCGACGGTGGGGGGGTTAAACATCGCGTTCCTCCGAGATGGGGTCACTGCTTGGCACTGCGACCGTTCACGCCGAAAGGGGGGTGGGCGTGTGACCGCAGGGGTTGGGTGGCTGAGATGCGCGGCGCGGCTGAGTAACGATCACTCACCATGAGCGCAACTTTCCTATTGTTACATGCCGAGGAGGGTTTTTGATGAGAGCGACGTTGACCGGGCACGCAGATCGGGGCCGGCCACACTGCGATCAGCAGCACGCACCGGGTTCTTCCCCTGGTTATCAGTATGCGCCACCCGCATGAATCGCGACCGGGAGCGGTGTGAGAAGCGCGCCCGGTCCGGTAAAGTGCGCGTCAGGTCAACGCGGCTCGGCGCCCACGGCGACTGCCGCAGAACCATGAACGAGGTCCGCGTGCACCCCGAAGTCCTGCGCGATCAGGCGCGCGGTCATCTTGGCGCTCATCATGACGCTCGGCGTGCCCGCGCCCGGCTGCGCGCCGGCGCCCACGAGGTACAGGTTCCGGACGTCCTCGGAGCGGTTGTGCGGACGCATGAACGCGCTCTGCGCCAGCAGCGGCTCTGGCCCGAACGCGTTCCCGAGGTGCGCGCCGAGCGTCCCCTCGAAGTAGTCCGGCGTGATGTGCGACACGTGCGTGAGGCGCGCGCGCAGGTTCGGGATGTGCCCGCGCTCGTCGAGGAACGTCAGAACCCGGTCCACGAGCGCCGGGCCGACCTCCGCCCAGTTCAGGCCGCTGCCGTTGTGCGGCACGGGCACCAGGGTGTACGCCGCGTGGTGCCCGGCCGGCGCGAGGCTGGGGTCGGTGAGGGTCGGGACGTGCAGGTACTGGCTGAAGTCGTCGGCGAGGTGCAGGTTCCGGAAGATGTCCGTGAGCAGGCCCTCGTAGCGCGGGCCCAGGATGATGTTGTGGTGCCGCAGGTCCAGCGGCCGGCCGTCGTCGCGGAACCCGAAGTACACGACCAGCAGGCTCATGCTCTGCCGCGCGAGGCGCACGCGCGCGTCGGAGTTCACGAGGCGCGCGCGCGGCTCCACGAGCTTCATGTAGGTGTTCGCCCAGTCGCCGTTGCTGACCACGACGTCCGCGTGCAGTTCCTCGCCGCCCTGCAGGCGCACGCCGCGCGCCACGCGCGCGCCCAGCGGGGCGCGCACGGGCCGCCCACGGTCGTCGGTCACGAGGATGCGCTCCACGGGGGCGGCGAGGCGCAGCGTGCCGCCGAGTTCACGGTACTTGCGCACGAACGCGTCCACGAGCGCGCCCGTGCCGCCCATGGCGTAGTGAATCCCCCAGGTCTTCTCGACGAAGTGGATCATGGCGTAGATGGCGGGCACGCTCAGGGGGTTCCCGCCGACCAGCAGCGTCTCGAAGCTGAACACCTGCTGCATCTTCGGGTTGCGGAAGTACTTGCGGGTGAAGCTGAACAGCGTCCGCACGGCGTCGAGGCGCAGGAGGTCCGGCACGACGCGCAGCATGCTGGGTAGGTCCCCGAAGTGCGTGTACCCGAGTTCCAGGAAGCCCCGTTCGAAGATGGCGCGGGCGTCCGCGTGGAAGCGTTCGTACGCTTCGAGGTCTTCGGGGGCGAGCGCGCGGATCTGCGCGCGGGTGCTGTCCGGGTCGCCGTCGTAGTCGAAATGCGTGCCGTCGTCGAAGATGATGCGGTAGAAGGGCAGGATCGGCACGAGCCGCACGTAGTCGCGGGTGCGCGGGCCGCCGCTGTCGCCCTCGCGGACGCGTTCGGCGTGGCGCACGTGCTCCGGGAAGTCCGGGTCGTGCAGGCGCCCACCGTCGCGTTCGAGCGCGAAGAGTTCCTCAATGAAGTGCGGCACCGTGATGACGGTGGGGCCCATGTCGAACACGTACCCGTCCGGTGTGCGTTTCTGGTAGGCGCGGCCGCCGGGCTGGTCGAGCGCCTCGACGATGGTGGTGTCGAACCCGAGGCTTTGCAGGCGGATGCCGAGCGCGAGGCCGCCGAAGCCCGCACCAATGATGATGGCCGTTTTACGTCGCACGAAGGTCAGGTCTCCAGTGTGGGGCAGCGCGGGAGCGCCGGGGGAGGTGGGGTGGGCGCATTCAGGCGCGGCACTCCCACCACACCTGGGGGAGCAGCAGCAGTTTGCGGGTGCCGCTCACGTGCGCGCGCGCGTTGAAGTTGTCGTAGTCGTTGCGTTCGAGCGCGTCGAGGATGCCTTCGTAGGCGCGGGCGGCGGCGGCCACCGCGAGGCGTCCGCCCCCGTGCAGGCGCGGGATGCCCGCGCGGCCCTGCGCGTACCACGTGCGCGCCTGCGCGCACAGGTGCCGCATGAGCGCGCGGTACTCGGGCGTGACGGTGCCGCGCGCCAGCATGGTGCGGGTCACGCCGTACTGCTCCAGCAGCGTCTGCGGCAGGTACACGCGTTCGCGCGCCCAGTCCTCGCCGACGTCGCGCAGGATGTTGGTCAGCTGCATGGCCTGCCCGAGACGCAGGGCGTGCTGGAGGGTGGCGTCACCCCCGTCGAAGCCGCTGATGGGCGCGATCATGAAGCCGACGACCCCGGCGACGCGCCGGCAGTACAGTTCGAGGTCCTCAGCCGTGTCGTACGCGTGCCCGGCGAGGTCCATACGCAGGCCCTCGTACAGTTCCTCGAAGGCCGATTCGGGAATGGGGTACGTGCGCGCGGCCCAGGCGAGGGCGTCGCTGACGTGGTCGCCGCTGCCCTCGCCGTTCAGGGCGCGGCGCACGCGCGCCCACCAGGCGTCCAGGTGCGCCGCGCGGTCCCACGCGGGCGACTCGTCGGCGATGTCGTCGCCTTCGCGGCACGCGGCGTACACCGCCCAGACGGCCTGGCGTTGCGCGCGCGGGAAGAACCGCGAGCCGAAATAAAAGGTTTTTGAGTGCGCGCGGGTCTGGTCGCGGCAGCGTTCGATGGCCCGTGCAGGCAGGTGCTCTTCTCGCATTCGCTCCCTCTCGACCGGCAGTGTACGTGGCGTGCCCGCGCCGGAACGTCTTTTTTCTTACAAATCCCGGATGTACAACTCGAACGTCACGTCGCCCACCTGGAAGAGCAGAGCGCGCCGCAACGGCCGGAGGTGCCTTTCGACGCGCGCGGGGTCGGGGAAGGTGAGGCCGCCAGCGCGGGCGAGCGCGCGCTGACCGAAACGGCCGCTGCGCGCGACGTACATCAGCCAGACGCGCCCGCCAGGGCGGACGAGGCGGGCACTTTCGCGCAGCAGCGCGTCCGGGTCGCGCGTCTCGTTTAGGGTCGCGCCGATGGTGACGCCGTCGAGACTGGCGGACGGCAGGCCGGTGCGCTCGGCGTTCAGGAGCGCCCAGTCGATGCGGGCGCCGGGTGCGTGCGCCCGGGCGGCGCGCAGCATGGCGGGGCTGAGGTCCGCAGCGAGGACGCGCGCGCCGGCCTGCGCGAGCAGGGCCGCGTAGAAGCCGGCGCTGGTGCCGGCGTCGAGCCACCACTCGCCGGGGCGGGGGCGCGCGTGATGCAGGAACAGCTGCGCTTCGCGGGGCAGCGGGAAGGGCTGGCCGGTCAGCAGCGTGAGGGAATGCGCGCGCCACGTGGCGTACCCGCGCGCCGTGAGGGTGAGGAAATTGCTGCGCTGCGCGGGCGTGAGCGCGGACGGCACGCTTTCGCTCAGGTTAAGGCTGCTTTTAAGGTGCCGTAAGGCGTGCACGGAATTCATTATGCTGTGGGGCGTTTCAACGGTGTGCGCGACGATGCGCGCGACGTGCTCGCCAAACCAAAGGACGTGGACCATGAGTGAGAACAAGAGCATTGGTGGAGCGCTGGTGGACGTATTCGACGCTGCCGTTTCGCTGGTGAAGACTGAAGTGACGTTGCTGGCGCGGCGGATCGGCCAGATCGCGAAGGCCAAGGGCCTGGGTGTGGTGCTGCTGCTCGGCGCGGTCGCGCCCCTGACGATGGCGCTGATCTTCCTGATCCTGGCGGTGTTCTACGGCCTGATGCGCCTGGGTCTGGGGGCGTGGGCGGCCGCCCTGGTGATCGCCCTCGTGAGCTTCGTGGTGACGGGCGTGCTGGTGATGATGGGCATCAAGAAGCTCACCGCGGATGTGGATGACGGCACCGGCCACGGCCGCAGCGATCATGATCACGACGCGCCTCGTCCTCAGGGTCAGGCGCACGGCCACGCGGCGGCGACGGCTGCGGCGGGCGGCGAGCGTCCGCACGGCGACATCATGAACCCCGAGACGCGCGCGCAGCATGAGCGCGAACGTGAGCAGCAGCAGCGCCGCATGGAGGAAATGCGCGAGCAGCGTGAACGCGAACGTCAGTACGTCGCGGAGCACGGCATTCCGGTGAGCACCAAGCCGACGTTCGAGGAGGACATGAAATGAACGACAACCGCCAGGATGCGCGCGCACGGCTGCGCGACAGTGTGAACACGCTCGCGGCGCAGGCGAACCTGCACGCGCAGATGCAGAAGGAGCCGCTCAAGATGCTGGGGGGCGCCTCGGCGGTGGGGCTGGTGCTGGGCGCGCTGGTGGGCAGCCGCGTGCGCCGCACCCGGAAGGTGTACGTGGACGCCGCGAGCAACAAGCGTGAGCAGAAGGCGTTCATGAAGGCGCAGGCGCGCGTTGCGAAGCAGCAGAAGGGCGGCGGCCTGGGCGG encodes:
- a CDS encoding phytoene/squalene synthase family protein, with protein sequence MREEHLPARAIERCRDQTRAHSKTFYFGSRFFPRAQRQAVWAVYAACREGDDIADESPAWDRAAHLDAWWARVRRALNGEGSGDHVSDALAWAARTYPIPESAFEELYEGLRMDLAGHAYDTAEDLELYCRRVAGVVGFMIAPISGFDGGDATLQHALRLGQAMQLTNILRDVGEDWARERVYLPQTLLEQYGVTRTMLARGTVTPEYRALMRHLCAQARTWYAQGRAGIPRLHGGGRLAVAAAARAYEGILDALERNDYDNFNARAHVSGTRKLLLLPQVWWECRA
- the crtI gene encoding phytoene desaturase family protein, translating into MRRKTAIIIGAGFGGLALGIRLQSLGFDTTIVEALDQPGGRAYQKRTPDGYVFDMGPTVITVPHFIEELFALERDGGRLHDPDFPEHVRHAERVREGDSGGPRTRDYVRLVPILPFYRIIFDDGTHFDYDGDPDSTRAQIRALAPEDLEAYERFHADARAIFERGFLELGYTHFGDLPSMLRVVPDLLRLDAVRTLFSFTRKYFRNPKMQQVFSFETLLVGGNPLSVPAIYAMIHFVEKTWGIHYAMGGTGALVDAFVRKYRELGGTLRLAAPVERILVTDDRGRPVRAPLGARVARGVRLQGGEELHADVVVSNGDWANTYMKLVEPRARLVNSDARVRLARQSMSLLVVYFGFRDDGRPLDLRHHNIILGPRYEGLLTDIFRNLHLADDFSQYLHVPTLTDPSLAPAGHHAAYTLVPVPHNGSGLNWAEVGPALVDRVLTFLDERGHIPNLRARLTHVSHITPDYFEGTLGAHLGNAFGPEPLLAQSAFMRPHNRSEDVRNLYLVGAGAQPGAGTPSVMMSAKMTARLIAQDFGVHADLVHGSAAVAVGAEPR
- a CDS encoding helix-turn-helix domain-containing protein, giving the protein MSVRFRCARGEFVYQQGEQAARLYRAETGLLRLARTTGRGRTVTVRHVLPGDYFGEDALQGAVRAQGAEALTNATITRFEAADLDGDTLLDLTRNLGEQLRRAMMHEVHLQSGDLRQRLVRYLLELADTPLGAEDAENHLYVRATHELLAEGSGSTRESVSKIITDLRSEALIESGYRHVTLLDLEGLRTIAAPATASGEEVQA
- a CDS encoding phage holin family protein gives rise to the protein MSENKSIGGALVDVFDAAVSLVKTEVTLLARRIGQIAKAKGLGVVLLLGAVAPLTMALIFLILAVFYGLMRLGLGAWAAALVIALVSFVVTGVLVMMGIKKLTADVDDGTGHGRSDHDHDAPRPQGQAHGHAAATAAAGGERPHGDIMNPETRAQHEREREQQQRRMEEMREQRERERQYVAEHGIPVSTKPTFEEDMK
- a CDS encoding transcriptional regulator; amino-acid sequence: MFNPPTVEDLQETRRANEKLVLAALDSKPEWVETELAKTTGLALSHLRAALASLLDQGRVRRLPGTGTRAVYGLADPGLADVPATPLTANAKKVKAYLEGRADSALHTAEQLRMTREEVMAAFSLLNAHGLITCTFVGSLVIFRLREARVDQSSKQVA
- a CDS encoding class I SAM-dependent methyltransferase, with the protein product MNSVHALRHLKSSLNLSESVPSALTPAQRSNFLTLTARGYATWRAHSLTLLTGQPFPLPREAQLFLHHARPRPGEWWLDAGTSAGFYAALLAQAGARVLAADLSPAMLRAARAHAPGARIDWALLNAERTGLPSASLDGVTIGATLNETRDPDALLRESARLVRPGGRVWLMYVARSGRFGQRALARAGGLTFPDPARVERHLRPLRRALLFQVGDVTFELYIRDL
- a CDS encoding NAD-dependent epimerase/dehydratase family protein, whose translation is MSAQRVLVTGASGFVGRAVVAALAARGHAVFAGSRGGADVAGAPGVPLDVTVPDEVTRAVLRVQPDAVVHLVGIIEARGNQTFERVHVEGTRNVLAALPDGTRFLHMSALGARVSSASAYSSSKARAEGLVRASGLPFTIFRPSLIFGPGDDFFGRVLRELVLAAPVVPVIGRGDFPFRPVSVRDVALAFVNALERAHTATRTFELTGPQEYTFEALLQLELQALGRRKPLVHVPLGLMNLAVPLMQVLPRPPITRDQYAMLTEGNTAPNEPARTDLALPMDRLEDALPGIVRR